GCCCCCCAACGGAAAGATCCAGCCCTGAGTGTCAGCAGTGCGGAGGCCCGAGGTCCGGCCCCCTGATTGTGATGGGGGGGCCTGTGTGGGGCGGGGCCGCTCACCGATCACCTGCAGGCTCTGTTTGGTGTGCTTGGCGTAGATGCTATACAGCTGCTTCTTGAGTTTCATGATCTCCTCTGCCTGAATGGCAATGTCTGTGGCTTGGCCCTGGGGGACGTGCCAAGAGGGAGAAATTGGAATCAGTGTCTGCTACTCACCAGCAGCCTAGAGAtggggagcccccaccccaggcttttGCTGCCAGTTTTCAGGCGGGTGGGACAGGGCTTTGTGAGTTGCTCGACAGCCTGCTTCATCCTCACCTCTaccaggaaggcttcctgtaTTAACTCTGTTTTCTTATGTTCTGCAGCTGGGGCCtcccagagcaggaggaagggaccCTCCCAGGGTTAATAGCCCACCCAGAGCAcacttttcacatgcaaaccagCCAATCCAAGCCCACACTCCCACCGCCTCCTCTAAGGGGCTCTCACACCTTAGGTcacccacccccctccctgctccatcaCCCCtgggccaggtaccagacaaccaGGGCTGGCTCCTAGgccccagagcccactgaaaATGTTCACATTAGCCAATGCTAAGCCTGTTTAGCTGGCCTTGCTCATTCTCTCACAGAAACTACAATAAAGGCTCTTGCCCGCATTCTCGGCCCACTCCCTCTTCTCCTGACCCACCCTGGTGACTCCTTGTGTGGGCCCCCATGACCCTCTCCTCTTGGGATCTGTAACACACTGTCTTTTCAATGGCAGTTCTCTCCTGATTGGTTGGCCTCACCATTTCTTCTATTTAACAATAagatctacattttaaaacactccCACTGCTACACAACTTCCGCTCAGCTGGTCCTTCCATCTAGACCATCTTGCATCCCATCAGGGCCTGGCACTCACCCGGGCACCCCCGGAGGGCTGGTGGATCATGATGCGGGAGTTAGGGAGGGAGTGGCGCATGCCCGGGGTGCCAGCAGCCAGAAGCAGGGAGCCCATGCTGGCGGCCTGGCCCACACACCATGTGCAGATGGGGTTCAGGATGTACTGCATCGTGTCGTAGATGGCCAGGCCCGAGGTCACCACGCCACCTGCGGATGCGGGTGTGAGTGAGGGGTTGTGCGGCCTCCTCCCGCCATCTTTTCCCCAGGGAGGGCTGGTGGAGATGCCCATTAAAGCCAGGGTCCCAAATACACATACTTCTGGGGGTAGGGAGATGCCAGAAATAGGTGACACAGGCCAGCTGGGTGCAAAAAAGAGGGTTTGCTCCAGAGTGAGCTGATAGGTGCCACAGGTGCATGAGGGTCCAGGGGGGCTAGATTTgtcaaattttcaagaaaaactaGAAACGGGGAGAGTGTGGTGGCTAAGAGCGAAGAtcctggagccagcctgcctgggtaTGATCCCTGGCTGGGCAGTTTAtcatgtgtgaccttgggcaagttatgcAGCCTCTCAAAGCCACAATGTCTCCTTACAGATTGGAGATAATTAAACAGTACCAATCACATGAGGTTGCCACCAAAGTAAAATAAGTTAAGTGCTTaggaaagtgcctggcacagtaaACACTCAATCAAGACTggcaattctcttttttttttttttggtggggtggagTCTAccaattttaaaatcttgacaACCAGGTCAGGTCAGTAAACATTACAGGTGGGATTAAAGAGGCAAGTTCAGTGGCAGCTTTAAAAGCAAGTAACAGGCAGCTTTTGGAGGTTTCAAGACACTTTTGGGATTCTGAAGGAAGTTCCGCACCCTGTCTTTCTCCAGAGAGAGAACATTCCTGATTGGGGTCTCAGTCCCCTGAGTCATCCAGGGTGTCCCCAGGAGCGCCCCTGGCACCTGGAGAAGGCCCTGCTCACCGGGGCTGTTGATGTACATGTGGATGGGCTTTTTGTTGCTCTCGGACTGCAGGAACAGCAGCTGCGCAATGACCAGGCTGGCGACACTGTCATCGATCTGCAattggggagggcaggggtgtcCACAGATCGGGGTGAGGGCTAAGGGAGGGAGTTATGGGGTGGCTGGGGATGAGTCAGGGTATCAGAATGGGAGTCAGAGCCCAAGTAAGCCGTTCAGGGCCCAGGAAGGGATGTGGTGGGGTTGGTCCAGACCCAAGGGGATTGTGACACTGGAAACAGGGAGTCAGTGGATTCAGGGCACAGGAACGGAAGGGGTCAGGAGGGTTGGGGAAAGGGACTggagcccaggagtggggagggagatcATTGGTGAGGAAGAGAGTCAGAGATTAGGAAGGAAGGGTTTGAGGAAGGGCTAAAGGGAGTACTAGGGGCCAGGAGAGAGTATCAGAGGCCTTATGTACCCAGGAACGGGGGTTGGGACAAGAGCGAAACCTAGGGAGGAAAGTCAGTAGGCAAGATCAGGGAACCAAGGAAGTTCGAGGAGGAGGGGCGCATGGGGCTCTGGGCAGGCGCAAGGGACGAGCGGGGCGAGGGGCACTCACCGGGCCCATGACGCACACGATGCGTTCCCGCAGCAGCCGCGAGTAGATGTCATAGGCGCGCTCGCCCCGACCCTAGAGGGGTAAAGACGGGGTGAAGTTCAGGGACCGGCCGTGCCCCTAACCCCTAGCCCCACCACCCCCGGGCCGTGTCCCCGCCCGGCCACTGTACCGTCTGCTCCACCACGATGGGAATGAGCGGGAGAGCCTGGGCCGCCGTCGCGTGCAGGATCCGCTGCAGAGCCAGGCGGTTGTCGGGCGTCCACTGCGGGATAAAGCAGGCGGCGAGGCGAGGCCGCAGCGCGGGACACCAGCCCGCCGCCACCCGGGCCCCCGCAACCAGTATTTCGGGCCACATCGCCCCCCACGTCCGTCCCAGCTTCCGTACGGTGGCGGGACTACAACTCTCGGCGTGCTTTGCGCCCGCGGCGCTCGCTCACGTGACGCTCAGCTTCCGGGAAGCGAGAGCCTAGTttcgggcggggcggggcggggcggggcggggcggggcgggggcggaaCCTGGAGGGGCGTGGTCAAGGAGTGGCGCCTGACCGGAGCCCGAGAACTTTAAAGTCGCTTGTTTGAGTCTCTTTCCAGAGGAATCGTCAAAATTTTCTGCTATTcattgcctattttaaaaatcagttctgttTGTCCGCTGGGCCTTGGCCTCAAAGATCTTCCAGCGTGGTGAGGCTGGCTCCTACTGAGACCTTCCCATCCTATGGTTActggtggagagagggagagacacccctccctcttccctgctgtgGAAGCCCAAGGGTGGGGTTGCGTCCTTTGCCTGGGAAGTTGGTCAGCAAAGGTTCTCTAGGAGGGGCAGGTATTGGAGCTGGGCTTTGAGGGATGTATAGGAGTTTGTTAGGGACAGGCACTCCTggcaaagagaagagaatgggCAAAGGCAggcggggcaggagggaggagaagggaggctcCTGGTAACGTTTGGGACTTCTCTTTTTTCCCAGATCTTCTCAAGGTggattctttttcatctttcagttCTAAAATCGCCTTCTCAGAGTTGCCCCCTATTTTGTCCtcagagcctagaacagtgcctggcacacagtaggtgctcatcaACTACACTTTGAACCAAAAGATGAAGTGGTAAGGGAGGAAGGTTAAAAGCTGAGGGCTTTGGAGGCAGCTGCCCCATGTGCCAAGCAAGGCTGGCTCAAttactgacttgctgtgtgatcttaggtgCATTGCTTAACGCTTCTGAGCCCGAAGTGTCTGGAAGATAGTGATGATCAAACCAATCTCACAGGGAAGGATACCCGCTGAGGCAGCATGTTGATATCCCCTAAATTCAGATCTTGGCACCACTACTTACTAGTTGTGTCCCTGAGCCTTAGCTTCTCATTCATCAAGTGGAGATAATGATAATAAACTATATCATAGGGTTGTTGTGTGTAAGGTCCTCAGAATGGGACCTTGAATGTAATAGGTGCTCAATTTGTATTAGCTATTGATGTGCATTAGTTAATTGTGTTAGATCAGTAACCATGGGCATCCAAGAAGTCCTCCCAAATAAAGGCCCATTTGAAGTGGGTTTTGATGCACAAGTAGGAGTTCATAGGCAGACGACGCCTCATTGCTGGACTCTAAACTTGATGTTGGGTGCCCCAGATAAGAGTAGTTTTGTGCCCTCCATGCCTCCAGGGGATCCCATCCTGATAGGGAGATAGAGCAGGACGTGGACCCTGCCCTCCTTGTGGGATCAGGGGCAGAACAGAGGGAAGGATATTGAAGTGGAAGAGGTTGGAGGAGGCCTTGGAGGCACCTGTGGCACCGAAAGAGGTGTTTACCCAGTAGTGGCTGAGGAAGTAAGTGGGTGGCAGGGGCCATCCTAGTTTCTGCTGTGAGTCAGGATGGTGGCCCTGTCCAGCTGGTTTCCCTGAGGCTTGAGCCCCCGCCCTAACCCCTGGGAGAAGGGCCAAGCCATCCATTGCTACAGCCTCCGCAGTTCCCCCGCCCTGACACTGCCCCACACCCCCTGCCCTCACTGCCTTTGCTTCACCTGCTTTACCCATCCACAGTTCAGCTACTTTTCACCTCCTCCGACCTCATGAACACCCTCAGTAACTACCTCCTAAGTGTTGCAACTTCgcacctgctccagccctgctgtAACTTCATTCAGCAGCCCACATGATCCTCgtaaaagcaaaatgaacaacGTCGCTCCCTTACCTGAAATCCTCTCCTCGGTTCCCAGTCACCCCTGCTGACCTCTACCCTCTCCTTTCGCCCTCCCTCCCCCCGCTTGGCTGGGGGGGGGGCACGCTGGCCGGCTTTCTGCTCCTCAGACACGCCCACctccatccagccagccagcctcgGCTCGGCTCGTGCCCTCCGCCGGAATCTCGCTCCTTTTCAACACGAAATTCTCTGCTTAAACGCCGCCTCCTTAAAGAAGTCTTATTAAATGATACTTCTCCTTACTTTGAACAACGCTGTCTggtattttctgttctcttttatcCAGTACTAttccatttcatataaattggAGTGTCTCAACCTAAGGAATGTTGACATTCTGGGTGGAATGATTCTTTGCTGGTGGGAGGCCGTCCTGTGTATTGCGGGGTTTTGAGCAGCCTCCTGGCCGCCACACACTAGATGTCAGTGACGTCTCCGCATCGCAGCAACCCAAACTGTCTCCGACACTGCCAAGCGCCCCCGTTAGAGGGCGGAGTTGCTTCCGGTTGAAAATGTCTGATTTAATTTCAAGTGACTTAGCGACTccaaatggggggaaaaaagcaacttCTGAACAATACCTGGCACATTATAGGCACCCAAATATTTACTGTCCTCCAAACTTTGCCTGCTTGGTATGTTCTCAGTGAATGAATtcaagaggcagggaaggaaggaaggatggatggattgatTTTGACTCTTGGCTACAAATCGGCCCATCAACCTATCCTACTGGTTTTAGATTATCACTCCGTGGTCAGAGATCACTGTTACCTCTTCTGGGGTGAATGCAAAACAGGCCTATTGAAtggacagaaaatgaaaattaaagaaacaaaccctGAGGGCTGAAGAGGCTGTGGGTACATGGAACTGTCATCGACTCCCACACTGTGACAGCTTCTCTGGAAACCCAGCTGGCACTCAATTTCAAAATCTCATAATCCATTTCATGTTACCCATTTTTAGGAAATGATCAAAGGTGAGCACTGAGATTTAGCCACAGGGCTGTGTATGGCAAAACAGATCATCTTTGATTTACGATGGGGTTATTTCCAATAAACCCGTtggtaagttgaaaatattgttaacttgaaaatgtatttaatacacctaaccttctaaacatcatagcttagccctGCCAACCTTACATGTGCTCAAAACACATTATTAGCCtgcagttgggcaaaatcattgAACACAAAGCCTCTTTCATGATTGTGTTGAATAGCTCATGTCACTTATTGAATACGGACGGTCTCCAACTTATGATGCTTCAACTTACAATTTTTCGACTTGACAGAGATCTGAGATACGCAGTCAGTAGACACGGTACTTCACGTTTCGAATTtggatcttttcctgggctagaGATGTGCGCTGTGATAGTTTCCCGATGCTGGGAGCCACAGCTCCCGGTCAGTCGCATGATCGAGGGGCCAAAATACCATccacttacaaccattctgtacctaGACAACCatgctgtttttcactttcagcacGGTATTCAGTAAGTCTCCCAAACAGTCTGGAGGTTGGCACGCCGGGTGGGAAGCGGGGTACTCTGTCCCAGGAAGTTCCCAGACACCTCCTTCCAGCTCACAGCTCAGCcatccctggggtggggccctTCTTGTCAGAATCAGAATCCAAAATGGTGCTTCAGCTGGGACATTCCTTTTCCAAGAAGCTGGATGGAGGTCGGGAGGAGGAACAGGCAAGGATGGATGCCAGTCCATCTTGAAAGTAGGCTGCCACCCACCCTCCATTTTGGGGGGGCTGTTGCATAGCATTCTGTTACATAGGAAACTGTAATTTACTTAATCAGTCCTTTGTTGATGGGTGTCTTCTTGTGGTGAaaggttgttttttatttttaatcttaccAGTCCTATGAGATTTTTCCTTGAACTTCTTTATCTCCAACCCCTGGATAATCTTATCTAATCTCCTGCCTCTAAATACCTGTGTGTCGCcacctgcctttctctctcctgcccagATGCCTCTTCCAGACGTCCCTCCCTGCATCTGCTCTTAGGGGAACCTGAAAATGAACCTGTTTGGGATGGATTACTGATCttattccctccccacccccgggcaTTGCTCCATCATCCTCCCACTCACACTAAAAAAACCCCGGAGTCATCCTTGATTTCTCTCCCAAACTCTGTTGACTAATCCAGTTGGCTCCGTCTTCCAAGTTTACCCAGAACGCAGCCCCGTGGTTCAACTCCAAGTCCAAAGGATAGTCCCCAATGCTCTACACAGTCTGATAAAtgccccctcctgccctgtgatgcacctccttccctgtcccccttgCTCTTCCAGTGTGGGtacactggcctcctttctgtcCCTCCAACTAAtcaggcctcagggcctttgcactggctgttcttcctggaatgcccttcccccagATGTTCCCATGGTTCCCTCATTGCCCCTGTACTCAATGTCCCCTTCTGATACCTCAATTTAAGACCACAACCCCCACCCTCATCTCCCAGCCcttttccttgctttgctttacttaaaacaattttttttcaattgaagtatagttgatttacaatgttgtgttagtttttggtatacagcgtagtgattcagttatacatatacatatatgttcttcttcatattcttttttggcATAGATTCATTATagacaagctattgaatatagttccctgtgctctacagtagggccttgttacTTATCGGTTCTATAtgtagtagtttgcatctgccaatcccaagctcctaacctatccctcccctcctgtcttcccctcctggtaaccataagtttgttttctatgtctgtgaggctgtgtctgttttgtaaataagttcatttgtgtcatttttttttagattccacacgtaagtgatatcatatgatatttgtctttctctgtcaacttgcttcacttagtatgatcatctctaggtccatctatgttgctgcaaatggcattatttcattctttttatggctgagcaatgtTCTATCATATACATATACCACACGATCTTTATTCAGTTTACATACTGTTACCACCACAGTATCCTGGTGGTCACACAGGCTAGCCACGATTcagtgtggggcagggggtgagagAATACAGGAGATGGGAATCACTGGGGGCCACCCTGGAGGTTGGTCACCACACCCTTCCATCCTGGGACTGTATTTCTCAGCATCCCTTGCATCTGAGGAGCCAAGTGATGTGTTCACCAGTGGACCTGGTGAGGAAATGATGTGTGACCCTTCCAAGCCGAGGAGCTTAAGAAGTAGGTGTGACTGCTccactctccctcctctccactaGCCCTTGCAGCCGAATGCAGCAGCCGATAAAGGTGGCGGAACCATAGAAGGAGCCTAGGGAGGGAGCCACCTGCCAACTAGGTACACACATTTTGGATTTTAGATGAGTCAGCAACTAACTACCTTCACTTCTAAGTTGTCAAACTATTTGGGATTTGTTTGTTGCAGCAACTAGTATGACCTAATTAATTCAGGTTTGGATTGAAtatggttgggggaggggggagggaaggttCAGACTTTTCTGGCTGGAGCCCTTGGGTGCATGGAAGTGCTTTTGACTGAGATGGGGATGTAGGTTTGGAGGAAGATGATGAGTTATCTTAGGGCAGGATCTCTGAACCTTGGCCCTATTGACATTTGGACTTGAATAGTTCTTTTGGTTGTGGTGGCGGTGGGGGTCATCCTGTGCATTGTGGAATGTTCAGCAATATCCCTGGCCTCCatccactagatgtcagtagtgCCCCCTGATTGCATCAACCAAGACTGTCTCTAGGCCAGTGTcctgggttgagaaccactggtttagcaTCTGGTGAGTTAGGGCAGCCTTGACTATCCAGGAAGCTGATGGTTCTGTAATTCTGACACTCAGGGAGCGTGGGAGCAGGCGAgatctcccctcctccaccctgccctAGGAATGGGTCAGAGTGAGAGGAGGGAGCCcgcactgggggtggggaagtccCAGGGCCACGGAAGAGAATGGATCAAGCAGAAGAGGAACCTGGCAGGGGCACTGGGTGCTGAGATCGGCCATCGGTGTCAGAAGCATCAGATGCTTGGGGGAGCCATTGTGAGGGGGAGGGGCATTTAAATGGGGcgtcagcaataaaaatgatcttATGCATTCCTCTTTATTGACAGGGAAGGAGTCCCAtggtgtaatttttaaaaaatttattggagTGTAACATGCACTCAGTAAAGTGTGCACATCTCTTTTTTAAGTGATCTTTTTTTagatatctttttttgttttttgtgggggaggtaattaggtttatttatttattattttatttattattttggggggagggtaattaaatttatcttttttttaatgtaggtactggggatggaacccaggacctcatgcatgctaagcagatgctgtaccactgagctataccctccctaccaATGAATTTTTTTATGTGGGTGTACACCCATGTAACCATAACCTCATTCAATATCTAGAAATTTCTTCCGTGTCCCCTCACAGTCACTGCACCCTGGACACCCCAAGATACTACCATTTTGATTCCCTTGATGTAATTTCTAAGGGGGAAAACAAGCAGGTAATAAGACAGTGCTGACACCACAATCTCATTATTGTAAATACATGTTTGAGTGGGACCATACACTCCCAGGTGCTAAGAGTCTGTGAGTGGAGGGTACAggtaattgtttttgtttcttatttttgaagtataattgattttcaatgttagtttcaggtgtatagcaaagtgattcaattatacgtatacatatatatacacacacaaacacacacatgtattttcagattcttttccaaagacacagataatttttattttcttctttttattcttttgtgtttcaTATCATATGCATGCTGTACTGTTTTGTTTAATTGAGGTACAATTCACATGAGATTAActattttgaagtgtacaattcagtagcatttaaTATGTTCAcgtaccaccaccaccatctctctaGTGCCAAAATAAAAGGAAGCCCTGTACCCATTAGAGGTCACTCTCTAGTCCtccgcctccccagcccctggcaaccaccagtctgctttctgtctctagggattggcttttctggatattttatgtAAGTGCGGTCATACAATACGTgacattttgtgtctggcttcttttcagCGAGTGTGGTTTCAAGGGCCATCCATGTCGTAGCGTGAATCAGCACTTCAtccctttctatggctgagtaatattccacggTAACAGATATATCACGTTTTGTTggtccatttttctgttggtggACATTGGGTGCGTCTTGTGTTCATCATGGGAATAAAGACGGCTTTAATTTTTCCTgatttaattaattgattaatttttgactttttaaaaccttGATGTGTAGGCACcttacaatgttggtttcaggtgcaCAGTAAAGCCGCTCAGTGatactcacacatacatacatatttcttcagtttcttttctattacatctcattacaagaaattaagtCCCTTATACTCTACAGTCGGTggctccaattttttttaattgtaaagtattacattattatttagtaataattattaatagttaAGGGGTCAGGGGGAGAGAGTGATGGGTTCAGTCTCTAACCTGCTACTTATTTCCTGGGACCTTGGATGAGGATCTGAACCTTTCATAGCTGTGTTCTCCTCACCTAACAAACAGGGAGAATCTGGGCAAGTGGCTGGGTGCTTTATAAAAGTCTCTCTCTGTTACTTCCCCCAGCTACACAAGTGTGCGTGCGCATATGCTCGCtcgctctccctctccctccctccatccctccctccctctctctctctccctcgctcTCAAAATGCAGTCCATCTGGTAGACCAAGCCTTTCAAATTCAGTATTTGTGGaagaaacacaataaaaagtGATGGGAAACCATGAGGGTTTCTAAACTTTAGTCCTTCAAGCATGTGTACCAGTTATACAATCACGAATCTTTTATTCTAAATCCCatcatttgaaacattttaagtacactaattttaaaatagaatctttAAATAACTGCCATACATGGAGAAATGGAATCACATACCAGAAATGGATGGAAAtggaataaaaagcaaaacacttcttttaaaaacattttttgggttttttcgGAGGGGAGGGTAattggtatgtatgtatgtgtttttaatggagggactggggattgaacccaggaccttgtgcttgctaaacacatgctctaccgctgagctctacccgcccccactcctttcctttttattatctCTTGGACACATTCTAATTGGGCTTTCCCCCCAAAACTCCACTGAGACACTAATTGCCAAGGTCTCCAGTGATTTTCAAATGATCAAATCCAATAGTCATTTTCAGTGACCAAATCCAAtggtcaatttctttttctttttcttttctttttttttttgactgtttttttttttgggaggggatggaggaagtaatttggtttactttattttattttatttttaattttttaaaaagaaacgtactgagactgaacccaggaccttgtgcatgctaaacacatgctctaccactgagctataccctccccaccttccagTGGTCAATTTCAATGGCCAAAATCAATGGTTACAAAAGGGAAATCAGACAATACTTTGAGATGGATGAAAATGAAGATATAACATATCTAAACTCTTGGGCTGAAACTAAAGCGGTActtaagagggaaatttatagttgtAAACATTATGTTAAAGCAGAAGAAAGGTTTCAAATCAACGACCTGAAATTACAGCAGATTCCATGGTCAGTTGTCAAATCTTTATGTTTTTGGTCCTGTTAGAAGTTTTTCACACTGTTTATCACTTCCtcattttttattgcagtaaaaaCATACAACATGAAATTTGTCATCTTAACAATTTTcaagtgcacagctcagtggcattaagcacatgcACCCTGTTGTGCAGCCATCTCCACCGTCCATCtttagaactttctcatcttctcaaactgaaactctgtccccatcaaACATAATGCTCCCTCCCCCTCCGCTAGTCCCTGGGCCTCACCGtcctaccttctgtctctatgaatttgactcctctagggacctcctctatgtggaatcatacaatagTTCCTTCCATAACTGACTTATCACTGAGTGTAGCATCCTCAAgcttcattcatgttgtagcaggtgtcagaatttccttcctttttaaggctgaataatattctgttgtaggGATGgaccacattgtgtttatccattcatccattgatggacacttgggttgttgccaccttttggctactgtgaatcaTGCTGCCATGAACCTGGGTGTACAAGTATCTTTTTGAGTCCTTGCTCTCAATTCTTTTGGGcagatacctaggagtgaaatcactgcatcacatggtaattctatttctaactttttgaggaacgccatgctgttttctttgcctcagtctttaaacctcatcttttttttttttttaacggaaatTAAATGGTCGTGAGGTATTAAAGACATGTACCACCAAACCGAGTCTTCCTCCTGAACATAATCAGAAGAATCAAACAATTGAAAAAGGAGTAATTTTCTTTCTAGATAAGTTCAGGTTATTTGAGGCTGTGCCCAGACACCATCTCAAATCATTCCAGGAGCTAGGATGAGCCACCCTCCTGGATTCCCTGGGGTTTTCACGTGATATTATCAGTGCTAAATCTGGGAAGATCCTGGGCAAACGAGGCTGATTGGTCACCCTCCCGGGAGCAGGTTGTTGTGCTCCAGGCTCTGGGTACCAGTATCTCAATCCACCAAGTCAGTTtccagatggaaaaataaaatctgtatgaGCTTCCTCAGGCTGCACTAACAAAATACCACAACCTGGGGGCTTAAACGACAGAAGTGTATTgcctcacggttctggaggctggaagtccgagatcaaggtacCACTCAGGCCGTGATCCCTCTGGAACTTGTGGAGGAGCCTTCTTCCTTGCCTCTGGTTTTCTGGCAATCTTTGGTGTTGCTTGGCTTGTGGACATATCACTTAAtttgaattgtttgtttgtttgttggggtggagataattatgtttgtttatttatttatttttagaggaggtactggggattgaacccaggacctcgtgcatgccaggcatgcgctctactacttgagctacaCCTTACCCCCGTAGATACATCGTTTTAatcctgtgtcttcacgtggccttctcccTGGATCTCTTCACACCATCTTCCCTCCATGCGTGTCTATGTCCACGTTTGCTTTCACCCTAGCCCtaaccctaatgacctcatcttaacttgattacctctgcaaagaccctctttcCAGGTAGGGGCACGTTTCAAGGtcctggaggttaggacttcaacatatcattttttgggggagacacaatGTAACCCATCTCCCAGCCTTTGagacaggggctgggaagggacaggcagaATCCCTCCCTTTGGATCACAGTGATCTCAGCGGTGATGTTGAAGAGAAATGTTGGAATATGGGGCTAGATTTACAAGCCTGAATCCTTTGAACCTTAAGATCTGGCAGAAATCCCAGCTGGCAATATGTCTCCCCAGCTGTCACCATTTCCTTCCAGATGAATAACAGAAGGAGTGCAGCAAAAGGTTAACCTCAGAGTAACCAGTGGGGGTTATTTCAGAAGAGGAGGCAATGAAAGATCTATTTTACAGAACTCTCTCATTGAAGGGAGGAACGGGACAGAGTTTCGGTTAAGGAGATAACTTCTCAGTTAGTTGTCAGATTGAGCAACTAAAAATATTGAATGcccatttaaatttgaatttcagatacgTAAGtgatactttttttctcttttcttttttttttttttttagtataagctAACCCCATGCAATATCTAGGACACACTTGGgctaaaaattattcattgc
The genomic region above belongs to Camelus ferus isolate YT-003-E chromosome 22, BCGSAC_Cfer_1.0, whole genome shotgun sequence and contains:
- the CLPP gene encoding ATP-dependent Clp protease proteolytic subunit, mitochondrial, which codes for MWPEILVAGARVAAGWCPALRPRLAACFIPQWTPDNRLALQRILHATAAQALPLIPIVVEQTGRGERAYDIYSRLLRERIVCVMGPIDDSVASLVIAQLLFLQSESNKKPIHMYINSPGGVVTSGLAIYDTMQYILNPICTWCVGQAASMGSLLLAAGTPGMRHSLPNSRIMIHQPSGGARGQATDIAIQAEEIMKLKKQLYSIYAKHTKQSLQVIESAMERDRYMSPMEAQEFGILDKVLVHPPQDGEDEPELVQKEPVVAPATEPAPASA